A region from the Streptomyces tsukubensis genome encodes:
- a CDS encoding glycosyltransferase family 4 protein: MKISFLIHTIYGIGGTIRSTLNLAEELVGRHEVEIVSVFRHRDVPLFPVDPRITLVALVDTRPGSPDSGPDAAPDAAPDGGPDGTAHREPSALMPRHENRYREYSALTDARIGAHYEASDADVVIATRPALVPCLARSAPQNAVLVGQEHMSLGYHRPELVEELLPGLDVLDALVTVSEADAAAWRERLPQPDTRVLAVPNGVPEPVLAPAELREKLVVAAGRISREKQYDTLLTAFARVVAAHPDWRLRLYGWGPDRERVRRVVHRLGLHNNVELMGAAVPMEAEWAKGSVAVSTSRHESFGLTLVEAMRCGLPVISTDCDHGPRTIVTDGDDGLLVPVGDSGAVADALLRLIEDEPLRRRLGGAARTAARRFDTAATAKAYEELLAALGAGPGSRTRPDTTPRPRPFAPVADCATGDDGSLTVRIVEPSAAAMQYPGLRLVCTRADAGSGTDSGTGQAKGRARTGGRKGAKGGPRPRARTGTAGDRTEHVFPFAPDGTAVIPPDAGLSDGQWLCHADDPRTGRRVELTARTVDQRGLLRAGERFARDAAVHHLVPYRDPATHRLTLRSWVRRLHVESADVTLDEHRFTLTGRIHGPVEPAGEPTLVLRRGGDPADEMVFHGTREGTRGFAVTFDGLAVAERREQEDEQWELWLRYSPEQDPVAVGRLLDDVLRKSDVRSYPDVLLHKQRSLLLARRVLRRIRGQDQRLVVLKLAFDDGNRLVLHVRDR, from the coding sequence ATGAAGATTTCCTTCCTCATTCATACGATCTACGGCATCGGCGGCACCATCCGCAGCACGCTGAATCTGGCGGAAGAGCTCGTGGGCCGGCATGAGGTGGAGATCGTGTCGGTCTTCCGGCACCGCGACGTCCCGCTGTTTCCCGTCGACCCCCGGATCACCCTGGTCGCTCTGGTCGACACCCGCCCCGGCTCCCCGGACAGCGGGCCCGACGCCGCACCGGACGCCGCACCGGACGGCGGGCCGGACGGGACGGCCCACCGCGAACCGTCCGCGCTCATGCCCCGCCACGAGAACCGCTACCGCGAGTACAGCGCCCTCACCGACGCCCGGATAGGCGCCCACTACGAGGCCTCGGACGCCGATGTCGTCATCGCCACCCGCCCCGCGCTGGTGCCCTGCCTGGCCCGGTCGGCCCCCCAGAACGCGGTCCTCGTCGGCCAGGAGCACATGAGCCTCGGCTACCACAGACCGGAGCTGGTCGAGGAGCTGCTGCCCGGTCTCGACGTCCTCGACGCCCTGGTCACGGTCTCCGAGGCGGACGCGGCGGCCTGGCGCGAGCGGCTGCCGCAGCCCGACACCCGGGTGCTCGCCGTCCCCAACGGGGTGCCCGAGCCGGTGCTCGCCCCCGCCGAGCTGCGGGAGAAGCTCGTCGTGGCGGCCGGCCGGATCTCCCGCGAGAAGCAGTACGACACCCTGCTGACCGCCTTCGCCCGGGTCGTCGCCGCCCACCCCGACTGGCGGCTGCGGCTCTACGGCTGGGGGCCCGACCGGGAGCGCGTCCGCCGTGTCGTCCACCGCCTCGGCCTCCACAACAACGTCGAACTGATGGGCGCCGCGGTACCCATGGAAGCCGAGTGGGCCAAGGGCTCCGTCGCCGTCTCCACCTCCCGCCACGAGTCCTTCGGCCTCACCCTCGTCGAGGCCATGCGCTGCGGGCTGCCGGTGATCAGCACCGACTGCGACCACGGCCCCCGGACGATCGTCACCGACGGCGACGACGGTCTGCTGGTCCCCGTCGGCGACAGCGGCGCGGTGGCCGACGCCCTGCTCCGGCTCATCGAGGACGAACCGCTGCGCCGCAGGCTCGGCGGGGCGGCCAGAACCGCCGCCCGCCGCTTCGACACGGCGGCGACCGCCAAGGCGTACGAGGAACTGCTCGCCGCACTGGGCGCGGGCCCGGGGAGCCGCACCCGCCCGGACACCACCCCCCGCCCCCGCCCCTTCGCCCCGGTCGCGGACTGCGCGACGGGGGACGACGGATCACTGACCGTACGCATCGTCGAGCCCTCCGCCGCCGCGATGCAGTACCCGGGACTGCGCCTGGTCTGCACCAGGGCCGACGCCGGCAGCGGCACCGACTCCGGTACGGGCCAGGCCAAGGGCAGGGCCAGGACGGGCGGCCGCAAGGGCGCCAAGGGCGGCCCCCGGCCGCGCGCCAGGACCGGCACCGCAGGCGACCGTACCGAGCACGTCTTCCCCTTCGCCCCGGACGGCACCGCCGTGATCCCTCCGGACGCCGGACTCTCCGACGGCCAGTGGCTCTGCCACGCCGACGACCCCCGCACCGGCCGGCGGGTCGAGCTGACCGCCCGCACCGTCGACCAGCGCGGCCTTCTGCGCGCCGGGGAGCGGTTCGCCAGGGACGCCGCCGTCCACCACCTCGTCCCGTACCGCGACCCCGCCACCCACCGGCTGACACTCCGCTCCTGGGTCCGCAGACTGCATGTGGAGTCCGCCGACGTCACCCTCGACGAACACCGGTTCACCCTCACCGGACGGATCCACGGCCCGGTCGAACCCGCGGGCGAACCCACCCTCGTGCTGCGCCGTGGCGGCGACCCCGCCGACGAGATGGTCTTCCACGGCACCCGCGAGGGCACCCGCGGTTTCGCCGTCACCTTCGACGGTCTCGCCGTCGCCGAACGGCGGGAGCAGGAGGACGAGCAGTGGGAGCTGTGGCTGCGCTACAGCCCCGAACAGGACCCCGTGGCGGTGGGGCGTCTCCTTGACGATGTGCTCCGGAAGAGTGATGTCCGCAGCTACCCCGACGTCCTGCTCCACAAGCAGCGGTCCCTGCTGCTGGCCCGCCGGGTGCTGCGCCGCATCCGCGGCCAGGACCAGCGCCTGGTGGTGCTGAAACTGGCCTTCGACGACGGAAACCGGCTCGTCCTCCATGTGAGGGACCGATGA
- the rpmA gene encoding 50S ribosomal protein L27, whose product MAHKKGASSTRNGRDSNAQRLGVKRFGGQVVNAGEILVRQRGTHFHPGAGVGRGGDDTLFALQAGAVEFGRHRGRKVVNIVPVA is encoded by the coding sequence ATGGCACATAAGAAGGGCGCATCGTCCACCCGGAACGGTCGCGACTCCAATGCTCAGCGGCTCGGCGTGAAGCGCTTCGGCGGTCAGGTCGTCAACGCCGGTGAGATCCTGGTCCGCCAGCGCGGCACCCACTTCCACCCCGGCGCGGGCGTCGGCCGTGGCGGCGACGACACGCTGTTCGCGCTGCAGGCCGGTGCGGTCGAGTTCGGCCGTCACCGTGGCCGCAAGGTCGTGAACATCGTTCCGGTCGCCTGA
- the obgE gene encoding GTPase ObgE, giving the protein MTTFVDRVELHAAAGNGGHGCASVHREKFKPLGGPDGGNGGRGGDVILVVDQSVTTLLDYHHSPHRKATNGQPGEGGNRSGKDGKDLILPVPDGTVVLDRQGNVLADLVGHGTSFVAGQGGRGGLGNAALASARRKAPGFALLGEPGESRDVVMELKTVADVALVGYPSAGKSSLISVLSAAKPKIADYPFTTLVPNLGVVTAGSTVYTIADVPGLIPGASQGRGLGLEFLRHVERCSVLVHVLDTATLESDRDPLSDLDVIEEELKQYGGLDDRPRVVVLNKIDIPDGHDLAEMVRSDLESRGYRVFEASAVSRTGLKELSFALAGIVAEARAAKPKEEATRIVIRPKAVDDAGFSVVREEDGLYRVRGEKPERWVRQTDFNNDEAVGYLADRLSRLGVEEKLMKAGARAGDGVAIGPEENAVVFDWEPTVMAGAEMLGRRGEDHRLEAPRPAAQRRRDRDAERDEAERAYDDFDPFQ; this is encoded by the coding sequence ATGACCACCTTCGTGGACCGCGTCGAGCTGCATGCCGCCGCGGGTAACGGAGGCCACGGCTGTGCCTCCGTCCACCGCGAGAAGTTCAAGCCTCTCGGCGGCCCCGACGGCGGGAACGGCGGACGCGGCGGCGATGTGATCCTCGTCGTCGACCAGTCGGTCACCACCCTCCTCGACTACCACCACAGCCCCCACCGCAAGGCCACCAACGGCCAGCCCGGCGAGGGCGGCAACCGCTCCGGCAAGGACGGCAAGGACCTGATCCTCCCGGTCCCGGACGGCACGGTCGTCCTGGACAGGCAGGGCAACGTCCTCGCCGACCTCGTCGGCCACGGCACCAGCTTCGTCGCCGGACAGGGCGGCCGCGGCGGCCTCGGCAACGCCGCGCTGGCCTCCGCCCGCCGCAAGGCCCCCGGCTTCGCCCTCCTCGGCGAGCCCGGCGAGAGCCGTGACGTCGTCATGGAGCTGAAGACCGTCGCCGACGTGGCCCTGGTGGGCTATCCCTCGGCCGGGAAGTCGTCGCTGATCTCGGTGCTCTCCGCCGCCAAGCCCAAGATCGCGGACTATCCCTTCACCACCCTGGTGCCGAATCTGGGCGTGGTCACCGCGGGCTCCACGGTCTACACCATCGCGGACGTCCCCGGCCTGATCCCCGGCGCCAGCCAGGGCAGGGGCCTCGGTCTGGAGTTCCTCCGCCACGTCGAGCGCTGCTCGGTCCTCGTCCACGTCCTCGACACCGCCACCCTGGAGTCGGACCGTGACCCGCTCTCCGACCTCGATGTCATCGAGGAGGAGCTGAAGCAGTACGGCGGGCTGGACGACCGGCCCCGCGTCGTCGTCCTCAACAAGATCGACATCCCGGACGGCCACGACCTTGCCGAGATGGTCCGGAGCGACCTGGAGTCCCGCGGCTACCGCGTCTTCGAGGCCTCCGCGGTCTCCCGTACCGGCCTCAAGGAGCTGTCGTTCGCCCTCGCGGGCATCGTCGCCGAAGCGCGCGCCGCGAAGCCGAAGGAGGAGGCGACCCGGATCGTCATCCGGCCCAAGGCCGTCGACGACGCCGGTTTCAGCGTGGTCCGCGAGGAGGACGGCCTGTACCGGGTGCGCGGCGAGAAGCCGGAGCGCTGGGTGCGCCAGACCGACTTCAACAACGACGAGGCCGTCGGCTACCTCGCCGACCGGCTCAGCCGCCTCGGCGTCGAGGAGAAGCTGATGAAGGCCGGTGCCCGGGCGGGCGACGGCGTCGCCATCGGCCCCGAGGAGAACGCCGTCGTCTTCGACTGGGAGCCCACGGTCATGGCGGGTGCCGAAATGCTCGGCCGCCGTGGCGAGGACCACCGTCTGGAGGCTCCGCGCCCGGCCGCGCAGCGCCGCCGCGACCGCGACGCCGAGCGGGACGAGGCGGAGCGCGCGTACGACGACTTCGACCCGTTCCAGTAG
- a CDS encoding acyltransferase yields the protein MNYRVQPTAQVAETAEIGAGSSVWELAQIREDARLGEGCVIGRGAYVGTGVRMGDNCKLQNYSLVYEPAELGNGVFIGPAVVLTNDHYPRSVDPDFQQKRGGDWEAVGVKIADGASVGARAVCVAPLTIGRWAMVAAGAVVTKDVPDFALVVGVPARQIGWVGHEGVKLTERADEPGVWECPKSGRLYRETDGVLTEA from the coding sequence GTGAACTACAGGGTCCAGCCCACCGCCCAGGTCGCCGAGACCGCCGAGATCGGCGCGGGCAGCAGCGTCTGGGAGCTCGCCCAGATCCGGGAGGACGCGCGGCTCGGCGAGGGCTGCGTCATCGGGCGCGGCGCCTACGTGGGCACGGGCGTGCGCATGGGCGACAACTGCAAGCTCCAGAACTACTCGCTGGTGTACGAGCCCGCCGAGCTGGGCAACGGCGTGTTCATCGGCCCCGCCGTGGTCCTCACCAACGACCACTACCCGCGTTCGGTCGACCCGGACTTCCAGCAGAAGCGCGGCGGCGACTGGGAGGCCGTGGGCGTGAAGATCGCCGACGGCGCCTCCGTCGGCGCCCGCGCGGTCTGTGTGGCCCCGCTGACCATCGGCCGCTGGGCGATGGTCGCGGCCGGTGCCGTGGTGACCAAGGACGTTCCGGACTTCGCCCTGGTCGTCGGCGTTCCGGCCCGGCAGATCGGCTGGGTGGGCCACGAGGGCGTCAAGCTCACCGAGCGGGCCGACGAGCCCGGCGTATGGGAGTGCCCGAAGTCGGGCCGGCTGTACCGCGAGACCGACGGAGTGCTGACCGAGGCCTGA
- a CDS encoding glycosyltransferase family 4 protein: MKPDSATPSRETRGRVVMLVDNGVKGDSRVQKAARSAAEAGWDVVLFGVSPTVKMQKWKLGDAEVRLIPKPAHLEPRRHDLRRPLLRRPLAYRSQQVARYRVQAAKAWRSDLAFRQAAIRASEAGHPGNSAGGSKARLLVPRVSAKVFSKWVALRARETRLLHKQRNPLTAPLDRTVTALWSKLLGERSWRRLMPNLWDFELAFAKHIDDLQPDLIHAHDFKMLGVGARAAVRARAKGRPVKLVWDAHEFVPGLPEYHGRWLPGHVAWEKEHAVFADAVITVSPSLAEMLKEGHGLRELPAVVLNAPVMKPGADEVEGAAPLGDLRELCGIGDATPLLAYVGGISPVRGVETIIEGLPSLPDVHVALVSVTPGKMKAVASTQKLANDLGVADRVHFLPFVPHWQVPEFLSDADAAVSPLHHLTNHELALSNKFFEYSQARLPLIVSDIRTMADMVKSTGQGEVFRARDTEDFVRATKAVLADPVRYENAYEKPGLLEGWTWEAQAEIIDGIYSELLPDRPRRSPAEPDGSGAEDVKNTKGSDAASV; encoded by the coding sequence ATGAAGCCCGACAGCGCGACCCCGTCACGGGAGACCCGGGGGCGGGTCGTCATGCTGGTCGACAACGGCGTCAAGGGGGACTCCCGAGTGCAGAAAGCGGCCCGATCGGCCGCCGAAGCAGGCTGGGACGTTGTTCTCTTCGGTGTTTCGCCCACGGTCAAGATGCAGAAGTGGAAGCTGGGCGACGCCGAGGTGAGGCTGATCCCGAAGCCGGCGCATCTGGAGCCGCGCCGGCACGACCTCCGGCGCCCGCTGCTGCGCCGTCCACTGGCCTACCGTTCCCAGCAGGTGGCCCGCTACCGCGTCCAGGCCGCCAAGGCGTGGCGCTCCGACCTGGCGTTCCGGCAGGCCGCGATAAGGGCGTCCGAGGCCGGGCACCCCGGCAACAGCGCCGGCGGCTCCAAGGCCCGGCTGCTGGTGCCGCGGGTCAGCGCCAAGGTCTTCAGCAAGTGGGTCGCCCTGCGTGCCCGGGAGACCCGGCTGCTGCACAAGCAGCGCAATCCGCTGACCGCCCCGCTGGACCGTACGGTCACCGCCCTGTGGTCGAAGCTGCTCGGTGAGCGCTCCTGGCGTCGGCTGATGCCGAACCTCTGGGACTTCGAGCTGGCCTTCGCCAAGCACATCGACGATCTCCAGCCCGATCTGATCCACGCCCACGACTTCAAGATGCTGGGCGTCGGCGCCCGGGCTGCGGTCCGGGCCCGGGCCAAGGGCCGTCCGGTGAAGCTGGTGTGGGACGCGCACGAGTTCGTCCCCGGGCTGCCCGAGTACCACGGCCGCTGGCTGCCGGGCCATGTGGCGTGGGAGAAGGAGCACGCCGTCTTCGCGGACGCCGTGATCACCGTCTCGCCCTCGCTGGCGGAGATGCTCAAGGAGGGCCACGGGCTGCGCGAGCTGCCCGCCGTCGTCCTGAACGCGCCCGTGATGAAGCCGGGCGCCGACGAGGTCGAGGGCGCGGCCCCGCTGGGCGACCTGCGGGAGCTGTGCGGGATCGGCGACGCGACGCCCCTGCTGGCGTACGTCGGCGGGATCAGCCCGGTCCGCGGTGTGGAGACGATCATCGAGGGGCTGCCGTCCCTGCCGGACGTGCATGTGGCGCTGGTCTCGGTCACCCCCGGCAAGATGAAGGCCGTCGCGAGCACCCAGAAGCTCGCCAACGATCTGGGCGTGGCCGACCGGGTGCACTTCCTGCCGTTCGTGCCGCACTGGCAGGTGCCGGAATTCCTCAGCGACGCCGATGCCGCGGTCAGCCCGCTGCACCATCTGACCAACCACGAGCTGGCCCTGAGCAACAAGTTCTTCGAGTACTCGCAGGCCCGGCTGCCGCTGATCGTCAGCGATATCCGCACCATGGCCGACATGGTGAAGTCCACCGGCCAGGGCGAGGTCTTCCGCGCCCGGGACACCGAGGACTTCGTCCGGGCGACCAAGGCGGTCCTGGCCGACCCCGTGCGCTACGAGAACGCGTACGAGAAGCCGGGCCTCCTGGAGGGCTGGACCTGGGAGGCGCAGGCGGAGATCATCGACGGCATCTACAGCGAACTGCTGCCGGACCGTCCCCGCCGCTCGCCGGCGGAGCCGGACGGCTCCGGGGCCGAGGACGTCAAGAACACCAAGGGTTCCGACGCCGCAAGCGTCTGA
- a CDS encoding bifunctional cytidylyltransferase/SDR family oxidoreductase, giving the protein MSAPHVAKPRTTAVVLAGGTGQRVGLSIPKQLLKIAGKAVIEHTLTIFEQADAIDDVIVLMAPGFVPDVEKIITRAGLTKVRRVIEGGATRNETTERAIAALGDGLAPDEDVNVLFHDAVRPLLSQRVIQDCVDALDRYQAVDVAIPSADTIIVTRTHGEDGEFITDVPDRSRLRRGQTPQAFKLSTIRRAYEIAAGDPNFQATDDCTVVLKYLPDVPIHVVAGDEYNMKVTQPVDVFLADKLFQLASTAAPAQADEAAYRELLAGRTLVVFGGSYGIGADIAALAERYGARVYALGRSTTGTHVENPEHVDDALSRAYAETGRIDYVINTAGVLRIGKLAETDNSTILEALRVNYLAPVQIARAAYKYLAETKGQLLLYTSSSYTRGRAEYSLYSSTKAAMVNLTQALADEWAADGIRVNCVNPERTATPMRTKAFGAEPAGSLLSSEAVARTSLDVLLSELTGHVVDVRQQDPTRDATEASGFEQALAALLDRQGDV; this is encoded by the coding sequence GTGTCCGCACCACATGTAGCCAAGCCCCGAACCACGGCCGTCGTGCTCGCGGGGGGCACCGGGCAACGGGTGGGTCTGTCGATCCCGAAGCAGTTGCTGAAGATCGCGGGCAAGGCCGTCATCGAGCACACGCTGACGATCTTCGAACAGGCCGATGCCATTGATGACGTGATCGTTCTCATGGCACCGGGCTTCGTCCCCGACGTCGAGAAGATCATCACCAGAGCGGGCCTGACCAAGGTGAGGCGGGTCATCGAGGGGGGCGCCACCCGGAACGAGACCACCGAGCGGGCCATCGCCGCGCTCGGCGACGGACTGGCCCCCGACGAGGACGTCAACGTCCTCTTCCACGATGCCGTCCGGCCGCTGCTGTCACAGCGAGTGATCCAGGACTGCGTCGACGCCCTCGACCGCTACCAGGCCGTCGACGTCGCCATCCCCTCCGCCGACACCATCATCGTCACCCGCACCCACGGCGAGGACGGCGAGTTCATCACCGACGTCCCCGACCGCTCCCGGCTGCGCCGCGGCCAGACCCCGCAGGCCTTCAAGCTCTCCACGATCCGCCGCGCCTACGAGATCGCCGCGGGCGACCCCAACTTCCAGGCCACCGACGACTGCACCGTGGTCCTGAAGTACCTGCCCGACGTCCCGATCCACGTCGTCGCGGGCGACGAGTACAACATGAAGGTGACCCAGCCGGTCGACGTCTTCCTCGCCGACAAGCTCTTCCAGCTGGCCTCCACCGCCGCCCCCGCCCAGGCCGACGAGGCCGCCTACCGCGAGCTGCTGGCCGGCCGTACCCTCGTCGTCTTCGGCGGCTCGTACGGCATCGGCGCCGATATCGCCGCACTCGCCGAACGCTATGGCGCCCGGGTGTACGCGCTGGGGCGCTCCACCACCGGCACCCATGTCGAGAACCCGGAGCACGTCGACGACGCGCTCTCCCGCGCCTACGCGGAGACCGGACGCATCGACTACGTGATCAACACCGCCGGGGTGCTGCGGATCGGCAAGCTCGCCGAAACCGACAACAGCACCATCCTCGAAGCGCTGCGCGTCAACTATCTGGCCCCGGTCCAGATCGCCCGCGCCGCCTACAAGTACCTGGCCGAGACCAAGGGGCAGCTCCTGCTCTACACCTCCTCCAGCTACACCCGCGGCCGCGCCGAGTACAGCCTCTACTCCTCCACCAAGGCGGCCATGGTCAATCTGACCCAGGCCCTCGCGGACGAGTGGGCGGCCGACGGGATCCGGGTCAACTGCGTCAACCCCGAGCGCACCGCCACCCCGATGCGGACCAAGGCCTTCGGCGCCGAGCCCGCGGGCAGCCTCCTCTCCTCCGAGGCCGTCGCCCGCACCTCCCTCGACGTGCTCCTCTCCGAGCTGACCGGCCATGTCGTCGACGTACGCCAGCAGGACCCCACCCGGGACGCGACCGAGGCCTCCGGCTTCGAGCAGGCACTGGCCGCGCTCCTCGACCGGCAGGGCGACGTGTGA
- a CDS encoding acyltransferase family protein, with product MSPTDLRVPDQSEKPEQSDAPVAPAAEQPAKKAAAPRLYALDALRVIAAVAVLLFHFAGIDKATDVNWGENPRHLFPELFPFAKYGSYGVQLFFIISGFVICLSAWGRTPGQFIKARFLRLFPAYWFSVIVGVLVWRLLPEDVRPTPTISDSLTNLTMFQVPMNVPHIVGAYWTLWIELCFYLVFLVVLMKEINYQRVYVFSWVWLLASVIAQHKATGLPIASTIAPAMSTALFVSGIAMYLIYRFGPDLKLWLLLGGSWLIMQSDLMEHAVNLRDNRGFDRDPWVVLALVTSFYLIVLLIALHKLDWLNWRWLATAGALVYPLYLLHEELGWAMIRELYGPLGAWATLGTTIGVLLVLSWLVHRFVEQPSVRWLKKRL from the coding sequence GTGTCCCCGACCGACCTTCGGGTCCCCGATCAGTCAGAGAAGCCAGAGCAGAGCGACGCCCCCGTCGCGCCGGCCGCCGAGCAGCCCGCCAAGAAGGCCGCCGCACCGCGCCTTTACGCCCTCGACGCCCTCCGGGTGATCGCCGCCGTGGCGGTGCTGCTGTTCCACTTCGCCGGTATCGACAAGGCCACGGACGTCAACTGGGGCGAGAACCCCCGGCATCTGTTCCCGGAGCTGTTCCCGTTCGCCAAGTACGGCTCCTACGGCGTCCAGCTCTTCTTCATCATCAGCGGCTTCGTCATCTGCCTCTCGGCCTGGGGCCGTACCCCCGGCCAGTTCATCAAGGCCCGGTTCCTGCGCCTCTTCCCGGCCTACTGGTTCTCCGTGATCGTCGGTGTCCTCGTCTGGCGGCTGCTGCCCGAGGACGTCCGCCCGACGCCCACCATCAGCGACTCGCTGACCAACCTGACCATGTTCCAGGTCCCGATGAACGTGCCGCACATCGTCGGCGCCTACTGGACCCTCTGGATCGAACTCTGCTTCTACCTGGTCTTCCTGGTCGTCCTGATGAAGGAGATCAACTACCAGCGGGTCTACGTCTTCTCCTGGGTCTGGCTGCTGGCCTCGGTCATAGCCCAGCACAAGGCCACCGGGCTGCCCATCGCCTCCACCATCGCCCCCGCCATGAGCACCGCGCTCTTCGTCTCCGGTATCGCGATGTACCTGATCTACCGCTTCGGCCCCGATCTGAAGCTCTGGCTGCTGCTCGGCGGCAGCTGGCTGATCATGCAGAGCGACCTGATGGAGCACGCCGTCAATCTGCGGGACAACCGCGGCTTCGACCGCGACCCGTGGGTCGTCCTCGCCCTGGTCACCAGCTTCTATCTGATCGTGCTGCTGATCGCGCTGCACAAGCTCGACTGGCTGAACTGGCGCTGGCTGGCCACCGCGGGCGCCCTGGTCTACCCCCTGTATCTGCTCCACGAGGAGCTGGGCTGGGCCATGATCCGCGAGCTGTACGGCCCGCTGGGCGCCTGGGCGACCCTGGGAACCACCATCGGAGTGCTGCTGGTGCTCTCCTGGCTGGTGCACCGCTTTGTGGAGCAGCCGTCGGTGCGCTGGCTCAAGAAGCGGCTCTGA
- the wecB gene encoding non-hydrolyzing UDP-N-acetylglucosamine 2-epimerase, protein MKVLSVVGARPQLVKLAPIAAAFAGTDHEHVIVHTGQHYDADLSDVFFSGLGIPDPDVHLGVGSGSHGVQTGAVLAAMDKVLEEQRPDWVLVYGDTNSTVAGALSAVKMHLPVAHLEAGLRSFNRRMPEEHNRVLTDHCADLLLAPTEEAVRHLANEGLAERTRLSGDVMVDICLRIRDAVLAGEHPAPVLPEGIDPAQPFLLATLHRPDNTDDPARLAAIVESLAGLPVPVALLAHPRLVARAEEHGIELNQGSVHVGRPLPYAGLVAAVLASSGVVTDSGGLQKETFLLERACTTIRPETEWSETLEGGWNVLVPDPHLLDADAWAKTATRPAPGTERGTPYGDGTAARRVVELLAEAHEARTV, encoded by the coding sequence GTGAAGGTCCTCAGTGTCGTCGGGGCACGCCCGCAACTGGTGAAGCTGGCGCCGATCGCCGCCGCCTTCGCCGGTACCGACCACGAGCACGTCATCGTGCACACCGGGCAGCACTACGACGCCGATCTGTCCGACGTCTTCTTCTCCGGCCTGGGCATCCCGGACCCCGATGTCCATCTGGGGGTCGGCTCCGGCAGCCACGGTGTCCAGACGGGTGCGGTCCTCGCCGCGATGGACAAGGTCCTGGAGGAGCAGCGTCCCGACTGGGTCCTGGTCTACGGCGACACCAACTCCACCGTCGCGGGCGCCCTGTCCGCCGTGAAGATGCACCTCCCGGTGGCCCATCTGGAGGCCGGTCTGCGCTCCTTCAACCGGCGGATGCCCGAGGAGCACAACCGGGTCCTGACCGACCACTGTGCCGATCTGCTGCTCGCCCCCACCGAGGAGGCCGTACGCCACCTGGCCAACGAGGGGCTCGCCGAGCGCACCCGGCTCTCCGGCGATGTGATGGTCGACATCTGCCTGCGCATCCGGGACGCCGTGCTCGCCGGTGAGCACCCCGCGCCCGTCCTGCCCGAGGGCATCGACCCGGCGCAGCCGTTCCTGCTGGCGACCCTGCACCGTCCCGACAACACCGACGACCCGGCCCGGCTGGCGGCGATCGTCGAATCGCTGGCCGGGCTGCCGGTGCCGGTGGCCCTGCTCGCGCACCCGCGGCTGGTCGCCCGTGCCGAGGAGCACGGCATCGAGCTGAACCAGGGTTCGGTCCATGTCGGCCGCCCGCTGCCGTACGCCGGTCTGGTCGCCGCGGTCCTCGCGTCCTCCGGTGTGGTCACCGACTCCGGCGGCCTCCAGAAGGAGACGTTCCTGCTGGAGCGCGCCTGCACCACCATCCGCCCGGAGACCGAGTGGTCGGAGACGCTGGAGGGCGGCTGGAACGTCCTCGTACCGGATCCGCATCTGCTGGACGCCGACGCGTGGGCGAAGACCGCCACCCGGCCCGCGCCGGGCACCGAGCGCGGCACTCCGTACGGTGACGGCACGGCCGCCCGCCGGGTCGTCGAGCTGCTGGCCGAGGCGCACGAGGCCCGTACCGTCTGA
- the rplU gene encoding 50S ribosomal protein L21 has protein sequence MYAIVRSGGRQHKVAVGDIVEVDKIPTAKVGDTVELSTLLVVDGDAVTSDPWVLAGIKVQAQVVDHHKGAKIDILRYKNKTGYRRRQGHRQQYTAIKVTGIPTAAK, from the coding sequence GTGTACGCCATCGTGCGCAGCGGTGGCCGTCAGCACAAGGTTGCTGTCGGTGACATCGTCGAGGTTGACAAGATCCCCACCGCCAAGGTTGGCGACACGGTAGAGCTCTCTACCCTGCTCGTTGTCGACGGCGACGCCGTGACCAGCGACCCGTGGGTGCTGGCCGGCATCAAGGTCCAGGCCCAGGTCGTGGACCACCACAAGGGCGCCAAGATCGACATCCTTCGCTACAAGAACAAGACCGGCTACCGCCGTCGCCAGGGTCACCGTCAGCAGTACACGGCGATCAAGGTCACCGGCATCCCCACGGCTGCGAAGTAA